The stretch of DNA TCATTGAGCGCGGCATAATCGCGGTTATGGCGGATCCAGATGCGGCAGCGATCGGGATCGACCAGTTCCTGCGGATTGTTGACCACTGAGCCCGATGCCAGTTCGGCAAGCCGGTTGTTGCGCCCCGAAAGCACCCCCACACCTAGGCGCGACGGGCGGCTGTTTCCATCCGCAGCCGGTTCGACAACCGAGACCAGATCGGCCATGAAGCTCTTGTTTTTCGAGCTCATTTATACGCTCCCTTCACAAATTGCAGGGCTGCAATTTTGGCGCATCACGCCAGTCCTTCCTTGCGCAGACGGGCCAGATGACTGGGCCATGTGCGGCGAATATCCACCTCGATTTCCCCACAAACCCCGTCCAGATAGGTCAGGCAGCGATCACGCACCTGCTTGCTGGTCATGGGGCCGGACAGTTCGTAAACCGTCATCAGACGGGCGGTGGCATTGTCGATTTCGGCGGAGTCCTTCAGCGGCGTGCGGACCATCGCATTGCCGTAAAGCTGGCGCATCAGTTCGAGCAGACCGCGCTGCATCGACTTGTTTTCATCCACCTTGGAGGCCACGAAACGCAGGAAAGCCAGTTGCGGCGCCAGATCATATTGCTGAAGATCCTGGATCGTTTCATCCAGCATAGCCAGAAACGCCGCGGTCGAGGAAAAGTCCATCACCGTGGGCGGCACCGGCACCACCAGCGCATTGGCCGCACGCAGCACCGATAGCGAAATCGCCCCCAGCGCCGGCGGCGGGTCGAGGATCACCACATCGTAGAGGTCCTGCACCGACTGGATGCCCTGCGAGAGGCGGTTGAGCAAAGCCCCCTGCCCCCGCGCCATGCGGGCGGCCAGTTCATATTCGGACTGGAACAGGCGCAGGTTGGCCGGGATCAGGTCCAGCCCGTCGAAATGGGTCTTGCGGATCGCATATTCCAGCGTCGCGCGCTCGCCCTCGCGCAGGAAGGGATAGAGCGTATCCTCTTCTCCCAGATCGAGGTCGGGAACATAGCCGAACAGCGTGGTGGCCGAAGCCTGACTGTCGCAGTCGATCAGCAGCACCCGATAGCCGTGGATCGCCAGATATTGCGCCAAATGGACCGAGAGCGTCGATTTGCCCACGCCGCCCTTGAAATTCTGGACCGCCAGAATCGAGCAGGGATCGCCCGGCGCGCGCCAAGGGCGGGTGCCAAAAGTGCCGCGCATGTCGTTGAGCTGGGCCAGCGTATAACCCAGACGGCGGTTGTTTTCGCCGCGCGGAGGTGCTTCAAGGCGCCCGTCGCTCTCGGCCTCGCGAATCGCGGCCGTGGTGCGTCCGACCAGTTCGGCCGCCTTGCCGATCGGAAAGGAAGGCTCACGCCTTTCCTCGGCCCGCATGTCGCGCGCGGAGGAGCGGAGTTTTTCCAGAACTGAGGAAGAGCGATCAGCCAATGCGGCAACATCGAGCGCTTCTTCCATGCGAACTTCGTCAAGCGCGGAAGCCATGTGTGCTCCTTTCGAAAGTTAAATACCACCTGCCCGATTTTCACTTTTTCGTCAAGCATCCTGCATAATTCGCAAAGGCGGAAATCTGCGGGTTATGAAGTGAAAATGGCAAAGCCTATCCTGACCTCGTGGGGGCGGTTTTGTCGCCCTTTGCCGCGAATTGCAGGGCTGCAATCGCCGGTCAGGGCCGTCCGCGGCGGGCCAGAAAAGCCTCACAAAAACCGCGCCAGGATTTTTCCAGCTTCGCCCCGCGCAGCGCACCCAACCTGTCACCCATCTGCTGGCGATAGGCATCCGCGATCACATCCATGTCCCAGCCGCCGCCATAACGCAACGCGACATCGCGAAAGGGAGCTTCGGCCGTGCCGTAACGCAGCGAGCCATCGGGGAATTTTTCCCAAGGAGTTGAAGCTGCTGTCGCCGTCCGCCGAGGGCGGGCAGGTGCGGGAGCAACGGCCGGCACAGCCGTCGGCGCGGCAATCCGCGCCACCTCGCCATCGCGCCGCGCCTTGCGCCCGGCCGAGTGCCGCTCAAGCTCGTCAACAGTCTGGATCTGGGCCGGGGCGTCTTTGGGGACAAAACGAAACTCGATCTCAGCCACCGCCCTGCCCCGGCGGATCTCTTTCCATTCCAGATTGTAATGGGCCAATTGATCGATCTCGGACTGCGCAACAGTCAATACCTTACGCCGCAACTGGGCAAAATCGCCATATTTATCAGGATCGATACCCAGCGCCGCGCGCAGGCCCAGAATATCGACGCGCCAGATCGGCTGACGCCGATGAAGCCGCAGCGCGCCTTCCTCATACAGTTTGAGCGCATAGGCCGAGCGGAAGCCCAGCACCGCCTGACGGTTCATCACCGAATAGGTCTGCGATTCCTGAATAAGGCGGCGCGCATCCGGGGTAAAACGCCATTCGATCCAGCCGGTTTCCTTGTCGCCCTCCTCGACCTCTTCCCAAGACGATTCGATCAAGCTGAAACGTTTGGTCGCCTTGCGCCCACGCCAGGACCTGTCATCCTCGGCAAACAGGGTGCGATGCAATTCCTCAAGCATATCAACGATACGCTCATTGCCCTTGTGGCCGCGCCGGATATCGGCCTTGCGCAATTTGTGCGACGTGTCGCGCCAAGCATCGCCCCCGGCCGTCAGAATCATCAGAGCCAGCAGGCGGGAGGCGGTGAGGCTGAGCGACTGTCCCTTGACGAAGCGGACCTCGACCAGCTTGCCGGGTTTGGCAAATTCATCGCCGCCCTTGCGCGCCAGCGTCGCGGCCACGCGCATGGCCCGCGCGGTCACGGCCGCGTCATTGTCCTCGACGCCATGATCCTGGGCGTCATAGTCCTCGACAATGTCCAGTTGCATTTCCTCAGCCATGAATCGGCGCCCTTGTTTGGCCGATTGATGCCTGACCTGACCAGCCGGGTCAAGTCAGGTCAGTTTAGCCCCCAAAAGGACAGGATAGAGTTTGGCCCACGCAAAAGGCCACGACAAAGAGCTTGTCCGATTCGGTTTCGAGAGCAAAGAATGACACAAACGCAACCAAAAACGTGTCTGTGCTTGGCGAAAATGCCCTATCCTCCTCCACGCCCCCAACAAGACAGGATACCCCATCAGGACAGCTAAGATCCCCCAGGAAGACAGGCTATTGCCCCCATAAGGACAGGATAATGCCCCCATGCGGTCAGGAATGACCATTTAAACCATTGAAATTTATATAGGAAATGGCGCTGAATCATGAATCTTTAGAATCTGGAATCATCACGTCACCGCAAGAGCGGCGCCGTGCATTGTTAAAATTGTTTATTTTCAATAAAATACGACCATACTCCGAAAAAATTGCAGGGCTGCAATTTCATGCCGGGTATTCCAAAGTTCCATCCCGCCAGAGCCTCAACGCGGAGCATATTTCCAGATCGACGCCACAGCACAGTCTCGAAATCGCTTCAAATGAGCGCAAAACTGTGGATGTATCGCCAAAACAGCCCCAAAAACCCCAAATCTCCAATAGATCCCGGCCGCAACACGCATTAGCAGGGGCCATCCATTTCACTTGAAGGACTGAAACCATGAACAATAGCGATCTCGCCGACAAGCTGGCTGCCTCGCAGGGCATCACCAAAGCTGACGCGCGCAAGTATGTGGATGCCGTTTTTGCCGCCATCGCGGATGCTGCTGCTGAAGGCGAAGAAGTTTCGCTCAACGGCTTTGGCAAGTTCAAGGTCAAGGAAAGCGCCGCTCGAGAAGGTCGCAACCCGGCCACCGGCGACACGATCCAGATCGCCGCTTCCAAGAAGCTGGGCTTCACCGCCGCCAAGGCGGTCAAGGACAAGCTGAACGGCTAAGGTCCCAAAGAGGGCAGGGGAGTTTGTCTCCCCTGCCTTCGACGTGCGCTGCCAAAGCCCCTCCGGACCATTCTCCACACTCTATCCGTTGCGAAAATCCAGCGCAGGCAAGCTAACCATCACTTGCCCCGACCGCCAAACCATCATCGGCGCTCCCCAATAAAAAGCCTCCCGGCCGAATGGCACAAAGCACAGGCCGCCTCATGCCGAACTGCCGGATTTTTCCGAAAACGGCTTGGACCGAAGATCAGCCGCCCTTTCGATTATCCCGCATGGATGCTCTCGCAGGGCAGGGGAGACCCCCCTCCATCCTCGTTCACCTTGGCCGCCCTGTACTGATGGGCGGATCTTTATGGGAAAAGTCACGATCCCCCCTGCGGCCTTTTGTCACCCGGCCTCGACGCCTGCGACCATCTCGTCATTGCGGGAAACATCGCATCGGGCGGTGAGGGGCATCGTGCAACCTGCGTTGCGCGCACAGAGCATCCCCCGGCCGGGTCTTACCTGCGTCTTTGGCGCTGTTGCCGATATTTTCGATCATGAAGCGAAAAGCCTGCCGTCCGACTCAACGGCGCCATGCCGGTGATCATAGAGGAAATATAGCCGGCCAGACTGTTGCCCCCGTCGAACGTCCGGATTTCAGCACCGTTGCTGAACAGCTGGCATAAAAGAAAGAAGCATTCGCCGCGCGACCGGCGATAGCGATGTTGGCGGGACGACACCAGATGCCGCGCCGAATTTGCCGCATCATCGCGCCGAGGATGTTGCCAGTCTGAGGCCAAAGGCAAAGAAAAGGCCGCCCGTCAACCGATCGAGCAACGGCACCGCGCCGGGGCGGCGTAGAAAGCCCGAAAGTGGCACCGTGGCCGCGATCAGCAGTGCAAACCACACAAAGGCCAGCAGCACATGCACTCCGGCCAGAAAGAAAGTGTAGGCCGCCACCGACACGCCCGCAGGCACAAATTGCGGCAGGAAGGTGATATAGAACACGCCCATCTTGGGGTTGAGCAGGTTGGTCAGAAAGCCCCGGCGAAAGCTGTCCTGTCCTTTTGGGGGCGAGAAGTCACCGCTCATTTCCAGGGATTTGCGCGGGTTGATCAGCAGTTTGACCCCCAGCCAGAGCAGATAGGCCGCCCCTGCCAGCTTGACCGCCGTATAGGCTATTTGCGACGCCTGAAGCAGCGCGCCCAGCCCCAGAGACACCGCCGCGCCCCAGATCAGACAGCCCAGCGCGATCCCGCCCGCCGCCATGGCCGCCGGTCTGCGGCCCTCGACGCTGGCCGTGCGCAGGACCATTACGGTGTCCAGCCCCGGCGTGATCGTCAGCAGGGCGGCGGAGGCGACAAAGGCGAGAAACAGCGGAAGATTGGCCATGCTCCAAGGCTAGTGCCCGAGCGGGCGGCGATCAATCTTTCTCGTCATGCGGCAGCGGACCCGCACGGAACGAACCGAAGGGCAGGGGGCTTGGCAATGCGGGCTGGTATTTCGTCCCGCCCGCCGATCCGTTTGCGGTTCGCGCCGCAGGGTATGCGGCGCGATGTCAGCCGATGCGGAAAATATCGAGATGTACCGATGCGCCGCGCTTGCCGCCCGTGGCCAGAAACAGCGAGCGGTTGACCCAATCATAATCAGGGTGCCCGCTTTCCAGCCGGATGAAGGTGCGCATGTAATAGGCATCGAAGGGCACATCCTCGCCCCCGGCGGCGCGGGCGGCCACGTCGGGGGCCATATGCCGGATCCCTTGCGAGATTACCTCGACCACCGCGCCATCGTCCGTTTCAATGGCATAGCGCGCGTCCAGTTGGGCCAGACCGCCCGCCTGCACCGTCTGCCAATCGGCGCCGATGTTGAGGATGCGCCCGTTGATCAGCGCGCCTGCCGCCGTTCCGCCCACGATCGGAATGATCCGCCGGGTGCCGCCCGGACACTCGCCCATCTCGTGCGGACGGGTCAGATTGATGGCGAGGGTGCAGACCGGCTCAAGCAACAGTGTCATGATCGAGCCTTTCGGCAATGCGCCCATCGGCGGGAATGATCGGCGGCGCGGCATTCAGCGCATCGCGGGCAAAACCGGCCGCCGTCTGATAGGCCAGCATGAATTGGCGGCGCTCGGCTTCGGGGATCACATCGTCGATGTTCTCAAATGTCCCCCCGCAGCGTTCATCAACCAGATTGAGCAGGCCGAACGGCCCGGCCCCGCGATTGCGCAGCGCCAGTTGACCCACCGGGCCGCACAATTCGGCATCGAAGGCGGCCAAGGCCTGCGCATTGACGCCATGCTCGATGAAACACCGGCCCAGCGTGCGCGCATCGACAATCGCCTGCGAGGCGCCATTCGATCCGGTGGGATACATCGGATGGGCCGCGTCCCCGATCAGCGCCACTGGTCCATCGACCCAGGTGGGGATCGGGTCGCGGTCGATCATCGGATTTTCATAAGCCACATCCGATTTGGCCAGCAGCGCGGGCAGGTCGAGCCAGTCATAGACGAAGGCATCAAAATGATGCGAAAAATCAGACAGTTCGCATGGACGGAACCAGCCGGTCTTGGTCCAGTCATGGGTGGCATCATAGGTCTGTTCGGCAATCCAGTTGATGTCGGCCAGCCCGTTTTCATCAGGCGCCGAGATCGGATAGATCACGACCCGGTGGCGATGCGTGCCAAGGCCGACAAAGGATGATCCGGTGCGGATCGGCACGCCCCGCGCCGTACCGCGCCACATCAATGTGCCGCCCCAGCGGATCGGCCGCTGATCAGGATGCATCTGCGCGCGCACACTGGAATGGATGCCGTCCGCGCCGATCAGCAGCGCGCCATGTTCGTCCGCCACCGTGCCGTCGCTTTTCGTGACATGGGCAACCACGCTGCCATCGGCCTGTTTGGTATAGCCGGTGACTTTCTGGCCCAGCCGTACCGCATCCGCGCCCAGCCTTTCGACCACATGGGCATAGAGCAGCAGGTGAAAACGCCCGCGATGCACCGCATATTGATGCCAGTGATAGCCCGCGCTCTTGCCGCGCGGCTCGCTGTAGATGTCCTTGCCGTTGAGGCCAACCAGCGCCCATTCCTTCGCGGCGATGCCCACAGCGTCCATTTCCGCCTCGCCAATGCCCAAGGCTTCGAGTTCGCGCACGGCGTTGGGTTGCAGATTGATGCCGACGCCCAGCGGGCGCAGCTCGCCCGTGCTTTCAAACAGGGTGCAGGGCACACCGATCTGGTGCAGCGTCAGGGCCAGCGCCAGCCCGCCGATACCGCCCCCGGCGATCAGAACACGATTTTGGGTCATTGCATCCTCGAATCCGAAACTTGCGCCGATAGTGCTATCGCCCGCAACATTCCTGCGCCGGTAAACCAGCATATCGATCAAAGCAAAACATTTGCGGGGAGCCATTGAAATCGCGTGGAATTGACCAAACCCGTTCGTCGGCATCGGCAAAAGGCATCTTGCGAATCACAAGAGGGGTCTGTTCGTACCGCGCAGAAGCCGCGCCGGTGGCCGTCAGCGGAGATTGATGCAGAGACATATAACTGAAAATAAATGATTATAGTTCCTGTATCAGCATCACGGGCCACGAGGCTGACCCGAATGTGATTGGTGCGTGTCGAGCACAAAACCTTTCGGCAAAGTGCCTTAGCGCGTTTTGCGGTTGATCCGCCCGCTGCGCTTTTTCGTCCATATCACAATGCCGGTGATGCACAGCATCGTCACCATTGCCCCGATCATGCTGACCGCGATGTGCCATGCCGTGCCGCCGACATGGGCGGTGTGCAGCGCTTCGACCCAAGTGGTAAACGTATTGGCGCCGTGCCGCCCGGTGGGGATGCGCGTGGCGCGCAGGGCTCCGCTGTTGCCGTCAAAGCCGACGAAACTGCCC from Novosphingobium humi encodes:
- a CDS encoding DUF3237 domain-containing protein, which gives rise to MTLLLEPVCTLAINLTRPHEMGECPGGTRRIIPIVGGTAAGALINGRILNIGADWQTVQAGGLAQLDARYAIETDDGAVVEVISQGIRHMAPDVAARAAGGEDVPFDAYYMRTFIRLESGHPDYDWVNRSLFLATGGKRGASVHLDIFRIG
- a CDS encoding LysE family translocator; this encodes MANLPLFLAFVASAALLTITPGLDTVMVLRTASVEGRRPAAMAAGGIALGCLIWGAAVSLGLGALLQASQIAYTAVKLAGAAYLLWLGVKLLINPRKSLEMSGDFSPPKGQDSFRRGFLTNLLNPKMGVFYITFLPQFVPAGVSVAAYTFFLAGVHVLLAFVWFALLIAATVPLSGFLRRPGAVPLLDRLTGGLFFAFGLRLATSSAR
- a CDS encoding HU family DNA-binding protein, which encodes MNNSDLADKLAASQGITKADARKYVDAVFAAIADAAAEGEEVSLNGFGKFKVKESAAREGRNPATGDTIQIAASKKLGFTAAKAVKDKLNG
- a CDS encoding flavin-dependent oxidoreductase, encoding MTQNRVLIAGGGIGGLALALTLHQIGVPCTLFESTGELRPLGVGINLQPNAVRELEALGIGEAEMDAVGIAAKEWALVGLNGKDIYSEPRGKSAGYHWHQYAVHRGRFHLLLYAHVVERLGADAVRLGQKVTGYTKQADGSVVAHVTKSDGTVADEHGALLIGADGIHSSVRAQMHPDQRPIRWGGTLMWRGTARGVPIRTGSSFVGLGTHRHRVVIYPISAPDENGLADINWIAEQTYDATHDWTKTGWFRPCELSDFSHHFDAFVYDWLDLPALLAKSDVAYENPMIDRDPIPTWVDGPVALIGDAAHPMYPTGSNGASQAIVDARTLGRCFIEHGVNAQALAAFDAELCGPVGQLALRNRGAGPFGLLNLVDERCGGTFENIDDVIPEAERRQFMLAYQTAAGFARDALNAAPPIIPADGRIAERLDHDTVA
- a CDS encoding AAA family ATPase; the encoded protein is MASALDEVRMEEALDVAALADRSSSVLEKLRSSARDMRAEERREPSFPIGKAAELVGRTTAAIREAESDGRLEAPPRGENNRRLGYTLAQLNDMRGTFGTRPWRAPGDPCSILAVQNFKGGVGKSTLSVHLAQYLAIHGYRVLLIDCDSQASATTLFGYVPDLDLGEEDTLYPFLREGERATLEYAIRKTHFDGLDLIPANLRLFQSEYELAARMARGQGALLNRLSQGIQSVQDLYDVVILDPPPALGAISLSVLRAANALVVPVPPTVMDFSSTAAFLAMLDETIQDLQQYDLAPQLAFLRFVASKVDENKSMQRGLLELMRQLYGNAMVRTPLKDSAEIDNATARLMTVYELSGPMTSKQVRDRCLTYLDGVCGEIEVDIRRTWPSHLARLRKEGLA
- a CDS encoding replication initiation protein, producing the protein MRVAATLARKGGDEFAKPGKLVEVRFVKGQSLSLTASRLLALMILTAGGDAWRDTSHKLRKADIRRGHKGNERIVDMLEELHRTLFAEDDRSWRGRKATKRFSLIESSWEEVEEGDKETGWIEWRFTPDARRLIQESQTYSVMNRQAVLGFRSAYALKLYEEGALRLHRRQPIWRVDILGLRAALGIDPDKYGDFAQLRRKVLTVAQSEIDQLAHYNLEWKEIRRGRAVAEIEFRFVPKDAPAQIQTVDELERHSAGRKARRDGEVARIAAPTAVPAVAPAPARPRRTATAASTPWEKFPDGSLRYGTAEAPFRDVALRYGGGWDMDVIADAYRQQMGDRLGALRGAKLEKSWRGFCEAFLARRGRP